A part of Paenibacillus sp. sptzw28 genomic DNA contains:
- a CDS encoding ferric reductase-like transmembrane domain-containing protein: protein MNGFLDALSVWSTTRAAGITAYVFLFLSTAAGIIMSLKMLNGRAKSVLLTVHQSSGWFGFLFGILHGSVLLFDKYVGYSLGELLFPFTSHSHPVLTGLGTLSFYIALILIISSDMMKHLGKKVWRTIHFLAFPGYFMGLIHGFFIGTDTQYPWVKTMYFATAGAVLVLTLFRIAAVKFERRSKPAVNLKPDTSSN from the coding sequence ATGAACGGATTTCTTGATGCCTTATCGGTCTGGTCCACGACGCGGGCTGCCGGTATAACCGCATACGTATTTCTATTCCTATCCACTGCGGCCGGAATCATAATGAGCCTTAAAATGCTAAACGGCCGCGCGAAATCCGTACTTCTCACCGTACATCAATCAAGCGGCTGGTTCGGTTTTCTGTTTGGCATACTGCATGGCAGCGTCCTGCTATTCGACAAATATGTAGGGTATTCGCTTGGCGAGCTGTTGTTTCCGTTCACATCGCATTCGCATCCCGTGTTAACCGGACTTGGTACATTGTCATTCTATATCGCTCTGATTCTGATCATCTCGTCCGATATGATGAAGCATCTAGGAAAAAAAGTGTGGCGGACCATTCATTTCCTGGCGTTTCCGGGATATTTCATGGGACTCATACATGGCTTTTTCATCGGAACCGACACGCAATATCCGTGGGTGAAAACCATGTACTTCGCTACGGCGGGCGCCGTCCTCGTTCTTACTCTGTTCCGGATCGCCGCTGTTAAGTTTGAACGGAGATCGAAACCGGCAGTCAATCTAAAACCGGATACGTCCTCAAATTGA
- a CDS encoding FAD:protein FMN transferase: protein MHTFRAMNTDFVTSGLPDRAKAKAVSWFAFVERNLSRFLPQSELSALNRSAGRPFLASALLYQALSEADRYYHKTGGLFNPYLGRILNNLGYSGSFETLSDQREVRRQEGLLKTPLTGPLAQLNPAMKSVQLLPEASVDLGGIAKGWSAHQLAQMLQRDGIRTGAINAGGDISLWGAPPEGFEIGVADPYHPGEDLLTLQIRGSAGIATSSTIKRRWKDDSGNEHNHIIDPRSGRSGASDLAQVTMLAPDLTAAEVYAKCVLILGSRSGIDWLEEVCPGYAAIGVLKDGSLIFGGDLSQYCKEGELRYERIS, encoded by the coding sequence ATGCATACATTCCGAGCAATGAACACGGATTTTGTAACATCCGGACTCCCGGACCGGGCAAAAGCAAAGGCGGTGAGCTGGTTTGCTTTCGTCGAGCGCAACCTCAGCCGCTTTCTTCCGCAGAGTGAGCTTTCCGCACTCAACCGTTCCGCAGGCCGCCCCTTCCTCGCTTCTGCTCTGCTCTACCAGGCGCTTTCGGAAGCGGACCGGTATTACCATAAAACGGGGGGCTTGTTTAACCCTTACTTGGGCAGGATTCTTAACAATCTCGGGTACTCGGGAAGCTTTGAAACGCTATCCGATCAGAGGGAAGTCCGTCGTCAAGAAGGTCTGCTTAAAACACCGTTAACCGGCCCTCTTGCCCAATTGAATCCTGCCATGAAGAGCGTACAGCTTCTTCCTGAGGCTTCCGTCGACCTCGGAGGAATCGCTAAGGGATGGAGCGCCCATCAGCTGGCGCAAATGCTGCAGCGGGACGGTATCAGAACGGGCGCGATCAATGCCGGAGGAGATATTTCGCTCTGGGGAGCGCCACCTGAAGGGTTTGAGATCGGCGTGGCTGACCCCTATCATCCGGGAGAGGATCTGCTTACGCTTCAAATCCGGGGTTCAGCGGGAATTGCGACAAGCAGCACGATCAAGCGCCGCTGGAAGGATGATTCAGGCAATGAACACAATCATATCATTGATCCCCGCAGCGGCAGATCCGGCGCTTCTGACCTGGCACAGGTTACAATGCTTGCTCCCGACCTGACGGCGGCCGAAGTATACGCCAAATGCGTCCTCATTCTCGGTTCAAGATCGGGTATCGACTGGCTGGAGGAGGTTTGCCCGGGATATGCGGCGATAGGGGTCCTCAAAGACGGTTCACTTATATTCGGCGGGGACTTGTCGCAATACTGCAAGGAAGGAGAGCTGCGATATGAACGGATTTCTTGA
- a CDS encoding GyrI-like domain-containing protein: MDAENRIELLEIPEIRLVGLSVTSSFKGHLPERVEAMKQEFYKRKGEIPNVIHPERYISPSFSSEVLFTYLICMEVEDLSEVPEGMIGFTIPPHRYAKTKSTGDPYQVIHDYLNTNGLQNDNRALALEIYYFDKPVWPDEAEVLIPLK; encoded by the coding sequence ATGGACGCAGAAAACCGGATTGAACTGCTTGAGATTCCAGAGATAAGACTTGTAGGCTTATCGGTCACTTCATCCTTCAAGGGCCATCTGCCCGAACGAGTGGAAGCCATGAAGCAGGAATTCTATAAACGTAAAGGTGAGATTCCAAACGTCATCCATCCGGAGCGATACATAAGTCCGAGTTTTTCTTCGGAGGTTCTTTTTACTTACCTCATCTGTATGGAAGTCGAGGACCTCTCGGAAGTGCCGGAAGGGATGATCGGTTTTACGATCCCTCCGCATCGTTATGCGAAGACAAAGTCCACAGGCGATCCGTATCAAGTCATTCATGATTACTTGAATACCAACGGTTTACAAAACGACAATAGGGCCCTCGCTTTGGAAATATACTATTTTGATAAGCCCGTCTGGCCGGACGAGGCGGAAGTGCTTATTCCTTTGAAATAA
- a CDS encoding RNA polymerase sigma factor, with product MDCALTDSDLIDRARGGDRDAFGELVRRHRAKAFDWARNVARDPHLAEDIVQEALLRAFMHFGTLADMDRFLPWLHRIVRNEALMKLRKGENSGRERTFTGFRSAGGEANGVNWSDLDSILHYMCGQKDRTGEGGDPSVQLAHQEFLQTIRHLLRCLAVKERAVFEAHFFRELSPGEIARLFDTTTDNVYQSLARARQKIREERVRVRLREYVTERRDNGVPERAELPLRKGPRSGEWKRCKTSFAGAVYAVLPCVGQEGYTLTDVMGLTGQAFRLTIEEECIDVTGPTMYFWESKFRDGLLNLGLESEHAGDGGAPPSPFMLNKGIAHIRRSISRGMPVIAWDLFTPEFGIIYGYDDAKQLLYAEDARAKKAIPYDRFGRGASGGLFVLSITGQTPYSEWDYWDSVRNALDMIIRHAYGEMTFVGYVCGLAAYDCWKDAFNRRCVDPLGNAYTLEVAVDARKHAAEFVRGLGRKLTEEAGRTEAAAVAAEAAAQYEAAAASLGELSRLFPFPKGGSPNDPVMAASAVALLEQALNAEKAGVLSLERLHRCLGLMLEVTMGGR from the coding sequence ATGGACTGCGCGTTAACGGACAGCGATTTGATTGATCGGGCGCGCGGCGGAGACCGGGACGCGTTCGGGGAACTGGTGCGCAGGCATCGTGCGAAGGCTTTCGATTGGGCGCGTAACGTGGCCCGCGATCCGCACTTGGCCGAGGACATCGTCCAGGAAGCGCTGCTGCGGGCTTTCATGCATTTCGGAACACTGGCGGACATGGACCGTTTCCTGCCGTGGCTGCACCGGATTGTTCGTAACGAGGCACTCATGAAGCTGCGCAAAGGGGAGAATTCAGGACGAGAGCGCACCTTCACCGGATTCAGGTCAGCGGGGGGAGAGGCGAATGGCGTCAATTGGTCCGATCTGGACAGCATTCTGCACTATATGTGCGGGCAAAAGGACCGGACCGGCGAAGGCGGCGATCCCTCCGTGCAGCTGGCGCATCAAGAGTTCCTCCAGACCATACGCCATCTTCTCCGCTGTCTCGCGGTGAAAGAACGGGCGGTTTTCGAAGCCCACTTCTTCCGGGAGCTGTCGCCCGGGGAAATTGCCCGCTTATTCGATACAACGACCGATAACGTTTACCAGTCGCTGGCCCGCGCAAGGCAGAAAATCCGGGAAGAGCGCGTACGTGTGCGCCTTCGGGAATATGTCACTGAACGAAGGGATAACGGCGTGCCCGAAAGGGCGGAGCTGCCGCTGAGGAAAGGGCCTCGTTCCGGTGAATGGAAGCGGTGCAAAACGTCATTCGCCGGTGCGGTCTATGCCGTGCTGCCATGCGTAGGGCAGGAAGGATACACGCTGACGGACGTTATGGGGCTGACGGGACAAGCGTTCCGGTTAACGATTGAGGAGGAATGCATCGACGTGACGGGACCGACGATGTATTTCTGGGAATCAAAGTTTCGGGACGGACTGCTTAACTTGGGTCTGGAGAGCGAGCATGCGGGCGACGGCGGTGCGCCTCCGTCGCCATTCATGCTGAACAAAGGAATTGCGCACATCAGGCGCTCCATATCGCGCGGGATGCCGGTCATTGCCTGGGATTTGTTCACGCCCGAATTCGGTATTATCTACGGTTACGACGACGCGAAGCAGCTGTTGTACGCAGAAGACGCGCGGGCAAAGAAAGCTATCCCATACGACCGGTTCGGCCGCGGTGCATCGGGCGGACTGTTCGTTCTTTCCATAACCGGTCAGACACCGTACAGCGAGTGGGACTACTGGGATTCGGTCCGGAATGCGCTCGATATGATCATCCGGCATGCATACGGGGAGATGACATTCGTCGGGTATGTGTGCGGGTTAGCCGCCTATGATTGCTGGAAGGACGCCTTTAATAGGCGCTGCGTCGATCCCTTGGGCAATGCGTATACCTTGGAGGTCGCAGTGGATGCCAGAAAGCATGCTGCCGAATTCGTGCGGGGGCTTGGGCGTAAGCTGACGGAAGAAGCCGGACGCACCGAAGCGGCGGCAGTCGCGGCCGAAGCCGCAGCACAGTACGAAGCTGCTGCTGCGTCGTTGGGAGAGTTGAGCCGGCTATTCCCGTTTCCCAAGGGAGGATCGCCCAATGATCCAGTGATGGCTGCCTCTGCAGTCGCGCTGCTGGAGCAAGCTCTAAACGCGGAAAAAGCCGGGGTTCTCTCGTTGGAACGGTTACATCGGTGTCTTGGTCTAATGTTGGAAGTAACGATGGGAGGGCGATAA
- a CDS encoding GNAT family N-acetyltransferase — translation MNKAEIIRLVEESEREGYRHLRRLIDVYESGANRFGREGEALFAAVMDGEVIGIGGLNRDHCDRQNAPVGRVRRVYVSQLHRRSGAGRRMMGAVLELARQHYDYAVLRTSNPEADRFYRSLGFSARTDDARVTHEMKL, via the coding sequence TTGAATAAGGCCGAGATTATTCGGTTAGTGGAAGAAAGCGAGCGGGAAGGGTATCGTCATCTGAGGCGCTTGATTGATGTTTACGAGAGCGGTGCCAATCGTTTCGGCCGTGAAGGGGAAGCTTTGTTTGCGGCTGTCATGGACGGGGAAGTGATCGGAATCGGCGGCTTGAACAGGGACCACTGCGACCGGCAGAATGCCCCAGTTGGCCGGGTCAGGCGAGTATATGTGTCGCAGCTTCACCGCCGGTCCGGAGCAGGAAGGCGAATGATGGGCGCAGTACTTGAGTTGGCCCGGCAGCATTATGATTATGCGGTGCTTCGTACGTCAAACCCCGAGGCGGACCGGTTTTACAGGTCGCTTGGGTTTAGTGCGAGGACTGATGATGCAAGAGTGACGCATGAGATGAAGCTTTAA
- a CDS encoding DUF3221 domain-containing protein, which translates to MKRPDLFALLLLGAALLCMLTVYITQGVVVSRNPFTPIEENPNLTGTIVQMDKKLDSVLVIGGLLEEDRTIPVNDLLKSGKYPNVYWISNVNTRRFQLGDMVDVWFNEALDSYPAQTSAVKIKKTDS; encoded by the coding sequence GTGAAGCGTCCGGATTTATTCGCACTGCTGCTTCTTGGTGCCGCCCTGCTGTGTATGTTGACCGTTTATATTACGCAGGGAGTAGTAGTAAGCCGCAATCCGTTTACCCCTATTGAAGAAAATCCGAATCTGACCGGCACCATCGTCCAAATGGACAAAAAGCTTGACAGTGTGCTTGTTATCGGAGGGCTATTAGAGGAAGACCGAACCATTCCGGTGAACGATCTGTTAAAGTCCGGCAAATATCCGAATGTATATTGGATAAGCAATGTAAACACGCGCCGGTTTCAACTCGGGGACATGGTTGATGTTTGGTTTAATGAAGCCCTGGATTCTTATCCCGCTCAGACATCAGCTGTAAAAATCAAAAAGACAGATTCTTAG
- a CDS encoding GNAT family N-acetyltransferase — translation MGLSFREMTIDDYEASYSLWTETEGMVLSDADSKQAIDGYLERNPGCSFVCEEGGRIIGTILCGHDGRRGYIYHAAVLPERRGHGIGKRLVDLSLAALQAAGIMKCHLFVVADNEIGSRFWNRAGWMKRDGIIIFSANT, via the coding sequence ATGGGTTTGAGCTTTCGGGAAATGACGATAGACGATTATGAAGCATCCTATTCGCTTTGGACCGAGACCGAAGGGATGGTACTGAGCGATGCCGATTCCAAGCAGGCGATTGACGGTTATCTGGAGCGCAATCCGGGCTGCAGCTTTGTTTGCGAAGAGGGCGGCCGGATCATCGGCACGATATTGTGCGGACATGACGGCAGGAGAGGCTATATTTACCATGCTGCGGTGCTGCCTGAGCGAAGGGGCCATGGAATCGGCAAAAGGCTTGTGGATCTTAGCCTGGCGGCGCTTCAGGCCGCAGGTATTATGAAGTGTCACCTGTTCGTGGTTGCAGATAATGAAATCGGCAGCAGGTTCTGGAATCGTGCCGGATGGATGAAAAGAGACGGCATTATTATTTTCTCCGCAAATACATAA
- a CDS encoding histidine phosphatase family protein, with protein MTTHIYMIRHAESPFVHGEESTRGLSEAGHEAVLTINEIMRPEQVDVVVSSSYERAVLTVQGVADERGLTVTRFEELRERAIEGLDYRTAWEELEGAIKQSFIDKDYALPGGESTRHVQERAIPVIRRLLQEYAGRKIAIGTHGNIMTIIMNYFDESYGYDFWNSTSKPDIYRLDFDGERLIAVKRLWEA; from the coding sequence ATGACAACCCATATTTACATGATCAGGCATGCGGAATCTCCGTTCGTGCATGGAGAAGAGAGCACGCGCGGTCTATCTGAAGCGGGGCATGAAGCAGTTCTGACTATAAATGAAATTATGCGTCCGGAGCAGGTCGACGTGGTGGTGTCGAGCTCGTATGAGAGAGCCGTGCTCACAGTGCAGGGCGTTGCCGATGAGCGAGGGCTAACCGTAACCCGCTTCGAGGAACTGCGGGAGCGGGCGATTGAAGGGCTCGACTACCGTACGGCCTGGGAAGAGCTCGAGGGCGCGATCAAGCAATCTTTTATCGATAAGGATTACGCTCTTCCAGGCGGCGAATCGACAAGACATGTGCAGGAACGGGCAATTCCGGTTATTCGCAGGCTGCTGCAGGAGTATGCGGGCAGGAAGATTGCAATAGGCACACACGGTAACATCATGACGATTATTATGAACTACTTTGACGAAAGTTACGGCTATGATTTCTGGAACAGTACGAGCAAGCCGGACATCTACCGATTGGATTTCGATGGCGAGCGGCTTATCGCGGTTAAGCGGTTGTGGGAGGCTTAA
- a CDS encoding VOC family protein — MNINGIKLLTHDVEAMTDFYGRLFGLPITSKGEAEVTIQAGSSALTFIAGNDDERPYYHFAFNISEHKIDSAIRWLEDRELTINLINGQKQYYSSSWDSDSIYFYDPAGNVVEFIAHHRLKSDSGGEFDLTDILCVSEIGLGVTSVQATSEALCEQFGLQVYRNSNEVFIPVGDAHGLIILSGLNRDWLGSDKKVEVFPLEVTIEAPREAAKTFRQGSYTIHTAKGDL, encoded by the coding sequence ATGAACATTAATGGCATTAAGTTATTGACGCACGACGTTGAGGCGATGACCGATTTCTACGGTCGTTTGTTTGGACTGCCTATTACATCGAAAGGCGAAGCTGAAGTAACAATACAGGCGGGTAGTTCGGCATTAACATTTATTGCTGGAAATGATGATGAAAGGCCTTATTACCATTTTGCTTTCAACATTTCAGAGCATAAGATAGACAGTGCGATCCGGTGGCTGGAAGATAGAGAGCTTACGATTAACCTCATTAACGGTCAAAAGCAATACTATTCGAGTTCGTGGGATTCGGACTCGATCTACTTTTACGATCCGGCCGGCAATGTCGTCGAGTTTATCGCACACCACCGACTTAAATCCGATTCCGGCGGCGAATTTGATTTGACGGATATATTGTGCGTCAGTGAAATTGGTCTTGGGGTAACCTCTGTTCAGGCAACCTCAGAAGCTCTCTGTGAGCAATTCGGATTACAAGTTTATAGGAACAGCAATGAGGTGTTCATTCCGGTAGGAGATGCGCACGGGCTGATTATTTTATCCGGGCTGAACCGTGACTGGCTGGGCTCGGATAAGAAAGTGGAAGTTTTTCCGCTTGAAGTTACGATAGAGGCTCCGCGGGAAGCCGCGAAGACGTTCAGGCAGGGCTCATACACGATTCATACCGCTAAAGGAGACTTATAA
- a CDS encoding YfiT family bacillithiol transferase: MEQLRYPIGAFKLAEKADEEARRGFIRVLEQAPSQLRQAAADLTDEQLDTPYRPDGWTVRQVVHHLADADMNCYIRTKLLLTEDEPMVRPFDEEGWAELPDTKSAPIELSLSLHDQLHQRWVLLLNSTPAQDFTRGYRHPKNGLWTLDGALSFFAWHNLHHIAHITSLRERMGWQE, from the coding sequence ATGGAACAACTGCGATACCCTATCGGTGCATTTAAACTGGCGGAAAAGGCAGACGAAGAAGCGCGGAGAGGCTTCATTCGCGTATTGGAGCAAGCGCCTTCGCAGCTTCGGCAGGCGGCTGCCGATTTAACTGATGAGCAGCTGGATACGCCATACCGGCCGGACGGCTGGACGGTCAGACAGGTTGTGCACCATCTCGCGGACGCGGATATGAACTGTTATATCCGCACCAAGCTGCTGCTTACGGAAGACGAGCCTATGGTCAGACCGTTTGACGAAGAAGGCTGGGCTGAACTGCCTGACACGAAGAGCGCGCCGATCGAGCTCTCACTGTCGCTTCATGATCAGCTGCACCAGCGCTGGGTACTGCTCCTTAATTCGACGCCTGCGCAGGATTTCACCCGCGGATACCGTCATCCGAAGAACGGTCTGTGGACGCTGGATGGCGCACTGTCCTTCTTCGCTTGGCATAATCTTCATCACATTGCCCACATCACGTCGCTGCGTGAGCGGATGGGCTGGCAGGAATAG
- a CDS encoding PPK2 family polyphosphate kinase: MLDLYRLDKNQQLDLKDFNPDDTASFRSKEDVQEEFSHLKEQLQEEQEKLFAGKTHGILILFQGMDCSGKDGVINKVLSNLNPQGFRAESFKKPTTDEASHDFLWRTHKVTPAKGYLTAFNRSYYEDVLITRVHRLIDDEEAASRMKHIRHFEKLLQDSSVMVIKIFLHISPEFQLEKIKERIENPEKLWKFDPSDLEERRYWNSYLKAYEDVFARTGSKQCPWYIVPSNNRWFRDYLVLKIIVSSLKELKLSYPKVDLDSFGTLGRE, from the coding sequence ATGTTGGATTTATATCGCTTGGACAAGAATCAGCAGCTTGACCTGAAGGATTTCAATCCGGACGACACCGCTTCCTTCCGCAGCAAGGAGGATGTTCAAGAGGAATTCTCGCATCTGAAGGAGCAGCTGCAGGAGGAGCAGGAGAAGCTTTTTGCAGGGAAGACGCACGGTATCCTGATTTTGTTTCAAGGTATGGATTGCAGCGGCAAGGACGGCGTTATCAATAAGGTGCTCTCGAACTTGAATCCCCAAGGCTTCAGGGCGGAGAGCTTCAAGAAACCGACCACTGACGAGGCATCCCACGATTTTTTATGGCGCACCCACAAAGTTACGCCTGCCAAGGGCTACCTGACCGCTTTCAACCGTTCTTATTATGAGGATGTGCTGATTACAAGAGTTCACAGGCTTATTGACGATGAAGAGGCGGCAAGCCGGATGAAGCATATCCGGCATTTCGAGAAGCTGCTGCAGGACAGCAGCGTTATGGTCATTAAAATCTTCCTGCATATCTCCCCCGAATTCCAGCTGGAGAAGATTAAAGAGCGGATTGAGAACCCCGAGAAGCTGTGGAAGTTCGACCCGTCCGACCTTGAGGAGCGCAGATACTGGAACTCGTATCTTAAAGCTTATGAGGATGTTTTTGCCCGTACAGGGTCAAAACAGTGTCCATGGTATATCGTTCCGTCAAACAACCGCTGGTTCCGCGACTATCTGGTGCTAAAAATCATTGTTTCATCATTGAAGGAGTTGAAGCTGTCTTATCCGAAGGTCGACCTAGACTCTTTCGGGACGTTAGGGCGGGAATAG
- a CDS encoding DUF421 domain-containing protein has translation MDYMYITVKLVTAFFGLWFMTKLLGKKEISQLTPFDFISSLMLSELVGNTIYDREATYGELIFALALWMALSLLLEQVVQFLPWLSTPLSGRPDIIIRDGRIDERAMRRNKLDMHQVGMMLREQNVFSVQEVAYAIFETNGNLSVLKTSAADSVTRADLRLTEKPVQLPRILIDKGFIEKEELQEIGRDEAWLLRELQAQGITHLADVIYAEWSEEDGLYVQRK, from the coding sequence ATGGATTATATGTACATTACGGTCAAGCTGGTAACCGCATTTTTCGGGCTTTGGTTCATGACCAAGCTGCTTGGCAAGAAAGAAATCTCGCAGCTGACGCCATTCGATTTCATATCGTCGCTCATGCTCAGCGAGCTGGTAGGCAACACGATTTACGATAGAGAAGCAACCTACGGGGAGCTGATATTTGCGTTGGCGCTTTGGATGGCGCTTTCGCTGCTGCTGGAGCAGGTGGTGCAGTTTCTTCCTTGGTTATCTACTCCGCTTAGCGGCAGGCCGGATATTATCATCCGGGACGGGCGCATTGACGAGCGGGCGATGAGACGCAACAAGCTGGATATGCACCAGGTCGGCATGATGCTGCGGGAGCAAAATGTGTTCAGCGTACAGGAAGTGGCGTACGCGATATTCGAGACGAACGGCAATCTTAGCGTGCTTAAAACGTCCGCTGCCGACAGCGTTACCCGCGCGGACCTCCGGCTGACGGAGAAGCCGGTGCAGCTTCCCCGTATTCTTATAGATAAAGGATTTATCGAGAAGGAAGAGCTTCAAGAGATCGGCCGTGACGAAGCATGGCTGCTTCGAGAGCTGCAGGCCCAGGGAATTACGCATCTTGCCGACGTAATCTATGCGGAATGGTCGGAAGAAGACGGCCTCTATGTCCAGCGCAAATAG
- a CDS encoding DinB family protein, whose product MDNERLYLITDVDGFTPQIGRLVSMMNYARMTTLNTVKGLTTQQLDYLHDDQSNSIGSLLMHLAAVELGYQLETFERRKPNAEELQKWQPAFELGDLGRKEIKGYSLDFYINELDAMRQSTLNEFRKRSDEWLYVESPFWGGKQANHYFMWFHVYEDEINHRGQMRWLRKRAISLC is encoded by the coding sequence ATGGACAATGAGAGACTTTATCTAATAACCGACGTGGATGGATTTACTCCGCAAATCGGCAGATTGGTGTCGATGATGAACTATGCCCGGATGACGACACTGAATACGGTAAAGGGACTTACTACACAGCAGCTGGACTATCTTCATGATGACCAGAGCAATTCAATCGGCTCATTATTAATGCATCTTGCGGCCGTCGAGCTTGGCTACCAGCTGGAAACGTTTGAGAGAAGAAAACCGAATGCCGAAGAGCTTCAGAAATGGCAGCCGGCTTTCGAGCTCGGGGATTTGGGCCGCAAAGAAATAAAAGGTTACTCTCTGGATTTCTATATAAATGAGCTTGATGCGATGAGGCAAAGCACGCTTAATGAATTCCGGAAACGCAGCGATGAGTGGCTGTATGTGGAAAGTCCTTTCTGGGGCGGCAAGCAGGCGAATCATTATTTCATGTGGTTCCACGTATATGAAGATGAAATCAATCATAGAGGGCAGATGCGATGGCTGAGAAAAAGGGCAATTTCATTATGCTGA
- a CDS encoding DUF3298 and DUF4163 domain-containing protein, producing MAFQFPAGIQTGSIISLGITIYYPHVIGMPNLNIQEQINRTILNTVYDMQQEQNKVQTGTNMQVTGHYEIKTNERGILSLILSNYAYSKPMAHGFTVAKSLTFDINTGRTYNLSDLFKPGSGYVAVLSGLINQQIRQRDLPLLNGFTAIKPNQDYYLADKSLVVYFQLYEITPYYVGFPMFPISNYQVLSMAVANGPLDILSVDVV from the coding sequence ATGGCGTTTCAGTTCCCGGCAGGAATTCAAACCGGCTCAATCATTTCGCTCGGCATAACCATTTACTATCCGCATGTTATCGGAATGCCGAATCTGAACATCCAGGAACAAATTAACCGGACAATATTGAATACTGTCTATGACATGCAGCAGGAGCAAAACAAGGTTCAAACCGGCACCAATATGCAGGTTACCGGCCATTACGAAATCAAGACGAACGAACGCGGCATTCTCAGCCTGATTCTCAGCAACTACGCCTATTCGAAGCCAATGGCACACGGTTTTACGGTTGCAAAATCGCTGACCTTTGACATAAATACAGGCCGGACCTACAACCTATCCGACCTGTTCAAACCCGGCTCCGGCTATGTGGCTGTACTCTCCGGTCTTATCAACCAGCAAATCAGGCAAAGAGACCTCCCTCTGTTGAACGGCTTTACCGCCATCAAACCAAACCAGGATTACTATTTGGCGGATAAATCGCTCGTCGTTTATTTTCAGCTGTACGAAATTACCCCTTACTATGTGGGCTTCCCGATGTTCCCGATTTCCAATTATCAAGTACTTTCGATGGCCGTGGCCAACGGACCGCTCGATATCCTCTCCGTAGATGTGGTTTAA
- a CDS encoding GNAT family N-acetyltransferase has product MITKPCKIDEIQHLIEEYIQTLSSPFDSFLEEHILKSAFYIVLNEEMEVGYYAVRDDELLTQFYIRRSAQKHAQAIFTQVLDKHDLNLLFVPTCDELFISLALDKDITIRKQAYFFQDSQEIIPADDSLSDVIFRLGGVDDLKDIERVCSRDFPGDYDKLIEKGELFTYYRGAALLGIGVFEKSSLLPGFASIGMCTDEAVRRQGIGRSIILELMKWCYEHNLTPICGCGYDNHASKRTLESAGMVTRTRLLRIEIQ; this is encoded by the coding sequence ATGATTACGAAACCATGCAAGATTGATGAAATACAGCATCTTATTGAAGAATATATTCAGACGCTGTCCTCGCCCTTTGACTCCTTCCTGGAGGAGCACATTCTAAAATCGGCGTTTTATATTGTTTTGAACGAGGAAATGGAGGTTGGTTATTATGCCGTTAGAGATGATGAGCTTCTTACCCAGTTCTATATCCGCAGGTCGGCTCAGAAGCATGCGCAGGCTATCTTTACCCAGGTGCTTGATAAACATGACCTGAATCTCTTATTTGTTCCAACCTGTGATGAGCTGTTTATAAGCCTGGCGTTAGACAAGGACATTACCATCAGGAAACAAGCCTACTTTTTTCAGGACAGCCAAGAAATTATACCTGCAGATGATTCATTGAGCGATGTTATTTTTCGCCTGGGCGGGGTAGATGACCTTAAGGATATCGAACGGGTCTGCTCCCGTGACTTTCCGGGAGACTATGACAAGTTGATCGAGAAAGGGGAGCTGTTCACTTATTATCGGGGGGCTGCGCTGCTTGGAATCGGCGTTTTTGAAAAGAGTTCCTTGCTGCCCGGGTTCGCCAGCATCGGTATGTGCACCGATGAAGCAGTCAGAAGGCAAGGTATCGGGCGAAGCATCATACTGGAACTGATGAAGTGGTGTTATGAACACAATCTGACGCCAATATGCGGCTGCGGGTATGATAACCATGCATCAAAGAGGACTTTGGAAAGTGCGGGCATGGTGACGAGAACCAGGCTGTTAAGAATAGAGATACAGTAA